One part of the Lachnospiraceae bacterium JLR.KK002 genome encodes these proteins:
- a CDS encoding ABC transporter permease: MIRYFAEHWELFGTAFAEHLYLVFVTLFFSLLLAALISGLILRKKWLSNGVVQIFSAVYSIPSLALFAILIPIFGLGNQTAVIVLVIYNQYLLIRNILAGIWNIDATILEAGIGMGMSRWQLARTIQIPLAMPSILAGIRLAIISTTGIATIAATINAGGLGTVLFSGLRTMNVYKIVWGTILSMVIALGADVSLKKLEELWRRKGEAGRKL; the protein is encoded by the coding sequence ATGATACGGTATTTTGCAGAACACTGGGAGCTGTTTGGGACAGCATTTGCGGAACATCTGTACCTGGTGTTTGTGACTCTGTTTTTTTCCCTGTTGCTGGCCGCGCTCATTTCCGGTCTGATTTTAAGGAAAAAATGGCTTTCCAACGGGGTGGTGCAGATATTCAGCGCTGTTTATTCCATTCCCAGTCTGGCATTGTTTGCCATTCTGATTCCCATATTCGGACTGGGTAATCAGACGGCTGTTATCGTGCTGGTGATATATAACCAGTATCTGCTGATACGGAATATTCTGGCAGGAATCTGGAATATTGACGCCACAATACTGGAAGCAGGAATCGGAATGGGAATGAGCCGGTGGCAGTTAGCCCGTACCATTCAGATTCCGCTGGCCATGCCTTCCATTCTGGCGGGAATCCGCCTTGCAATTATATCCACTACGGGAATCGCCACAATTGCCGCCACGATCAATGCGGGTGGTCTCGGTACCGTATTATTCTCCGGACTGCGTACCATGAACGTGTATAAAATTGTATGGGGAACGATTTTAAGCATGGTAATAGCCCTTGGGGCAGATGTGAGTCTGAAAAAACTGGAAGAACTGTGGAGACGGAAAGGAGAAGCAGGACGTAAGCTGTGA
- the deoC gene encoding deoxyribose-phosphate aldolase — MKSDRTEIYAKTDHTLLNQTATWKEIQQICEDALAYGTASVCIPPSYVKQAREYLGDRMEICTVIGFPNGYNTTAVKEFEIRDAVANGAGELDMVINLGWVKDSRFDLVEEEIRILKKACQGRILKVIVETCLLTEEEKQKLCETVTSAGADFIKTSTGFSTAGATFADVKLLAEHIGPEVKIKAAGGISSFADAQEYLRLGADRLGTSRIIKLAKAEAEES; from the coding sequence ATGAAATCAGACAGAACGGAGATTTATGCAAAAACAGACCATACATTATTGAATCAGACAGCTACATGGAAGGAAATTCAGCAGATTTGTGAGGACGCCCTGGCCTATGGCACTGCCTCCGTCTGCATCCCTCCTTCTTATGTAAAACAGGCGCGGGAATATCTGGGAGACAGAATGGAAATCTGTACGGTAATCGGATTTCCCAACGGTTATAATACCACGGCTGTAAAAGAATTTGAAATCAGGGACGCTGTTGCCAACGGAGCCGGTGAACTGGACATGGTTATCAATCTGGGATGGGTAAAAGACAGCCGGTTTGATCTGGTGGAAGAAGAAATACGTATTCTGAAAAAAGCCTGTCAGGGAAGGATTCTGAAAGTCATTGTGGAAACCTGTCTGCTGACAGAAGAGGAGAAGCAGAAGCTGTGTGAAACCGTAACCAGCGCCGGAGCTGATTTTATCAAAACTTCCACGGGATTTTCCACTGCAGGGGCTACCTTTGCCGATGTGAAACTTTTAGCGGAACATATCGGCCCGGAAGTAAAAATAAAGGCGGCAGGAGGAATTTCTTCTTTTGCAGATGCGCAGGAATATCTCCGGCTGGGCGCAGACCGTCTTGGCACCAGCCGGATAATAAAACTGGCAAAGGCAGAGGCAGAAGAAAGCTGA
- the radA gene encoding DNA repair protein RadA, protein MAKGKKITVYFCQSCGYESSKWMGQCPGCREWNTFVEESLEKKAAGKIKSTPGGKEELKTARISEIDIQSGSRTATGFRELDRVLGGGIVSGSLVLVGGDPGIGKSTLLLQVCRNLAETQEVLYISGEESLQQIKMRAQRIGQFSDNLQLFCETGMERIEQVVERQKPQVVIIDSIQTIYSEEISAAPGSVSQVRETTGRLLQIAKGMGITVFIVGHVTKEGVVAGPRVLEHMVDTVLYFEGDRHASYRILRGVKNRFGSTNEIGVFEMREEGLVEVKNPSEFMLNGKPQGASGSVVACSMEGTRPILVEIQALVCRSNFGIPRRTAAGTDLNRVNLLMAVLEKRAGMSLSACDVYINIAGGIRMNEPAIDLGIVMALASSFRDKAIDEKMICFGEVGLSGEVRAVQMAQQRVTEARKLGFETCILPKVSIPGLTDTKGIKIIGAGTIGEAIRQM, encoded by the coding sequence ATGGCAAAGGGAAAAAAGATCACCGTGTATTTCTGCCAGTCCTGCGGATACGAGTCTTCCAAATGGATGGGGCAGTGTCCGGGTTGCCGGGAATGGAATACATTTGTGGAAGAATCGCTGGAGAAAAAAGCGGCGGGAAAGATAAAAAGCACTCCGGGGGGAAAAGAAGAACTGAAAACCGCCAGAATATCGGAGATTGACATTCAGTCCGGCAGCCGGACAGCGACAGGATTCAGAGAACTGGACCGGGTGCTGGGCGGAGGAATCGTGTCCGGTTCACTGGTACTGGTGGGAGGCGACCCAGGGATTGGGAAGTCCACCCTTTTGCTGCAGGTGTGCAGGAATCTGGCAGAAACGCAGGAAGTGCTGTATATTTCCGGAGAGGAATCACTGCAGCAGATTAAGATGCGGGCCCAGCGGATTGGGCAGTTTTCCGATAATCTGCAGCTATTTTGCGAAACAGGCATGGAACGGATTGAGCAGGTTGTGGAGCGGCAGAAGCCGCAGGTTGTAATTATTGATTCCATTCAGACCATTTACAGTGAAGAAATAAGCGCCGCACCTGGAAGCGTATCTCAGGTGCGGGAAACCACCGGAAGACTTTTACAGATTGCAAAGGGCATGGGGATTACGGTTTTTATTGTGGGACATGTGACGAAAGAAGGGGTTGTGGCAGGACCGAGAGTGCTGGAACATATGGTGGACACGGTACTCTATTTCGAGGGGGACCGCCATGCTTCTTACCGGATTCTGCGGGGCGTCAAGAACAGGTTTGGCTCTACCAATGAAATCGGGGTATTTGAAATGCGGGAAGAAGGGCTTGTGGAAGTGAAAAATCCTTCAGAGTTCATGCTGAACGGAAAGCCCCAGGGCGCCTCCGGCTCTGTGGTTGCCTGCTCCATGGAAGGTACCCGTCCCATACTGGTGGAAATACAGGCCCTGGTGTGCCGCAGTAATTTTGGAATTCCCAGGAGAACAGCGGCCGGAACAGATTTGAACCGGGTAAACCTGCTGATGGCAGTGCTGGAAAAACGGGCGGGAATGTCCCTGTCAGCCTGTGACGTCTATATAAATATTGCAGGAGGCATCCGGATGAATGAACCGGCCATTGACCTTGGGATTGTGATGGCCCTTGCTTCCAGTTTCCGGGACAAAGCCATAGATGAGAAAATGATCTGTTTCGGGGAAGTAGGGCTGAGCGGTGAGGTACGGGCAGTCCAGATGGCCCAGCAACGGGTGACGGAAGCCCGGAAACTGGGATTTGAGACGTGCATTCTGCCCAAAGTGTCCATTCCGGGACTGACGGATACCAAAGGGATAAAAATTATCGGTGCGGGAACCATCGGGGAGGCCATTCGGCAGATGTAG
- a CDS encoding endosialidase, with the protein MAVVEELIRTESNGTLSFGNYRLTSKAKADNFEFGGDLYKVKTFHEITKLERNGMFVYESVPGTTVSQLQVTDSGVAFRVEGAEDAQITLELEEQAEYEVVVDGVNAGHMKTNLGGKLSLSVELNEDTPVAVQIEKVG; encoded by the coding sequence ATGGCTGTAGTAGAAGAACTGATCCGTACAGAAAGCAATGGAACTTTAAGTTTTGGGAATTACAGGCTGACGTCCAAGGCAAAAGCAGATAATTTTGAATTCGGCGGAGACCTGTATAAGGTAAAGACTTTTCATGAAATCACCAAACTGGAGCGAAATGGTATGTTTGTGTACGAATCTGTACCGGGGACCACAGTGAGTCAGCTTCAGGTGACAGACAGCGGCGTTGCGTTCCGGGTAGAAGGAGCAGAAGACGCACAGATTACCCTGGAACTGGAAGAACAGGCAGAATATGAAGTGGTGGTAGATGGCGTGAATGCAGGCCATATGAAGACGAATCTGGGTGGGAAGTTAAGTCTCAGCGTGGAATTGAATGAAGACACTCCGGTTGCTGTTCAGATTGAAAAAGTTGGATAA
- a CDS encoding heavy metal translocating P-type ATPase has product MEQVEKNNLKEHHHEHQDSCCCGQEHHEHIHGQEHHHEHIHGQEHHHEHIHEHEHQHTHGDSCCCGQEHTHQAEQRPDAEHAGGIRFTCLLENLGCANCAAKMERRINELPEVNAATLTFATKQLRVAVTPEGAKNEEALIAKFQDICASIESEVVVNRQQISQKGKKALSVSEQNSSVKHRFSQQQTDLISIIIGAFLFTAGEVLEHAGMEGAFLPSVIFVISYVLLGGQIVLTALKNLCKGQIFDENFLMSLATLGAFAIGNFPEAVGVMLFYRIGEYFEEVAVARSRSQIMEAVDLRPETVSLIQGNDVRVIAAEDARPGDILLVRPGDRIPLDGVVLEGESRLDTSPITGEPVPVKAAAGDDVTSGCINTSGQLKIRVEKSLEHSMVTRILDSVENAAASKPKIDRFITRFSRIYTPFVVIAALATAVIPSVVTGDWNHWIYTALTFLVISCPCALVLSVPLAFFSGIGAGSRQGILFKGGVSIEALNRISTVVMDKTGTVTKGNFAVQQILPFHGHSEEEVLRLCASLEQHSTHPIGVSITAAAREKNLVMEEPVSLKELAGHGIQAKLPVGEVLAGNRKMMEKFHVDLSDCTKTVYGTEVFLAVQGVLAGYLLISDTVKPESARAVASLKRLHITTAMLTGDALESAQAVAAETGIEQVHARLLPEEKLEKLQEIRRTNGSVMFVGDGINDAPVLAGADVGAAMGSGADAAIEAADVVFMTSDMEAVPDSISIARCTTRIAWQNVVFALTVKALVMVLGLAGYASMWMAVFADSGVAMLCVLNSIRILYRNRKAQISG; this is encoded by the coding sequence ATGGAACAGGTTGAAAAAAATAATTTAAAAGAACACCACCATGAACATCAGGATTCCTGCTGCTGCGGACAGGAGCACCACGAGCACATACACGGACAGGAACATCATCATGAGCACATACACGGACAGGAACATCATCATGAGCACATACATGAACACGAGCATCAACATACACACGGCGATTCCTGCTGCTGTGGACAGGAACATACCCACCAGGCAGAGCAGCGTCCGGATGCCGAACATGCCGGAGGTATCCGTTTCACCTGTCTGTTAGAAAATCTTGGCTGTGCCAACTGTGCTGCCAAAATGGAGAGGCGTATCAATGAACTGCCGGAAGTGAATGCCGCTACGCTTACTTTTGCTACGAAACAGCTTCGTGTGGCTGTCACACCGGAAGGCGCAAAAAATGAAGAAGCCCTGATTGCAAAGTTCCAGGATATCTGCGCTTCCATCGAATCTGAAGTTGTGGTAAACCGGCAGCAGATTTCTCAAAAAGGAAAAAAAGCTCTTTCTGTCTCTGAGCAGAACTCTTCCGTAAAGCACCGCTTCAGCCAGCAGCAGACTGACCTTATTTCTATCATCATCGGCGCTTTTCTGTTTACTGCCGGAGAAGTTCTGGAACATGCAGGTATGGAAGGAGCCTTTCTGCCCTCCGTAATTTTTGTAATCTCCTATGTGCTCCTTGGAGGACAGATTGTGCTGACTGCCCTTAAGAATCTCTGCAAAGGACAGATTTTTGACGAGAATTTTTTAATGAGTCTTGCAACACTGGGCGCGTTCGCCATTGGAAACTTCCCGGAAGCCGTGGGAGTTATGCTGTTTTACCGCATTGGAGAATATTTTGAGGAGGTGGCGGTGGCACGCAGCCGCTCTCAGATTATGGAAGCGGTGGACTTACGCCCGGAAACAGTCAGCCTTATACAGGGAAATGATGTGAGAGTGATTGCTGCAGAAGATGCCCGGCCTGGAGATATTCTGCTGGTCCGTCCCGGCGACCGTATCCCGCTGGACGGTGTGGTGCTGGAGGGAGAAAGCCGGCTGGATACCTCTCCCATTACCGGGGAACCGGTTCCGGTAAAAGCCGCTGCGGGAGATGACGTCACTTCCGGCTGCATCAATACTTCCGGCCAGCTGAAAATCAGGGTGGAAAAATCCCTGGAACACTCGATGGTTACCAGAATCCTGGATTCTGTGGAAAATGCTGCTGCCAGCAAACCCAAAATTGACCGTTTTATCACCAGATTTTCCAGAATTTACACTCCTTTTGTGGTAATTGCAGCACTGGCTACCGCCGTCATCCCTTCTGTCGTCACCGGGGACTGGAACCACTGGATTTACACTGCGCTGACATTTCTGGTAATAAGCTGCCCCTGCGCACTCGTTTTAAGCGTACCGCTGGCATTCTTTTCCGGTATCGGCGCCGGCTCCAGACAGGGAATTTTATTCAAAGGCGGTGTATCCATTGAGGCCCTGAACCGTATCAGCACAGTTGTTATGGACAAAACCGGCACCGTCACAAAAGGAAATTTTGCGGTACAGCAGATTCTTCCTTTCCATGGCCATTCTGAGGAAGAAGTACTGAGGCTCTGCGCCAGTCTGGAACAACATTCCACCCATCCCATCGGCGTAAGCATTACTGCCGCCGCCCGTGAAAAAAATCTCGTTATGGAAGAACCTGTTTCCCTGAAAGAGCTGGCTGGCCATGGAATTCAGGCTAAACTGCCTGTGGGAGAAGTACTGGCTGGCAACCGGAAAATGATGGAAAAATTTCATGTGGATTTATCGGACTGCACAAAGACTGTTTACGGAACCGAAGTTTTTCTTGCAGTCCAGGGAGTTCTGGCCGGATATCTGCTGATTTCCGATACGGTTAAACCGGAATCTGCCAGAGCTGTTGCCTCCCTGAAACGCCTTCATATAACCACTGCCATGCTGACCGGAGACGCACTGGAAAGCGCCCAGGCAGTTGCGGCAGAAACCGGTATTGAACAGGTACATGCCCGTCTGCTCCCGGAAGAAAAACTGGAAAAGCTGCAGGAAATCCGCAGGACAAACGGTTCCGTCATGTTTGTGGGAGATGGCATCAACGATGCGCCCGTTCTTGCCGGGGCTGATGTGGGAGCCGCCATGGGCAGCGGCGCAGACGCAGCCATTGAGGCTGCCGACGTGGTATTCATGACCTCTGACATGGAAGCTGTCCCGGACTCCATCTCCATTGCCAGATGTACTACCCGGATTGCCTGGCAGAATGTGGTCTTTGCACTGACCGTCAAGGCACTGGTTATGGTTCTGGGCCTTGCCGGGTATGCTTCCATGTGGATGGCAGTATTTGCAGACAGCGGGGTTGCCATGCTTTGTGTACTGAACTCCATTCGTATTCTGTACCGGAACAGAAAAGCACAGATTTCCGGATAA
- a CDS encoding GntR family transcriptional regulator — protein MYIEIDFNSDEAIYMQLRNQIVQGIATNQYQEGESLPSVRQLAESIGINMHTVNKAYHVLRQEGFIRLDRRNGAVIFLEEDKSQAVRELRETLQVILAKAVCKNISREEIHQLTDEILDEYEF, from the coding sequence ATGTATATAGAAATTGATTTTAACAGTGATGAAGCCATTTACATGCAGCTGCGCAACCAGATTGTGCAGGGAATAGCCACGAACCAGTATCAGGAGGGGGAATCCCTGCCTTCGGTGCGCCAGCTTGCGGAAAGTATCGGAATTAACATGCATACCGTAAATAAAGCATATCATGTATTACGGCAGGAAGGATTTATCCGGCTGGACCGGAGAAACGGAGCGGTGATTTTTCTGGAGGAAGATAAAAGCCAGGCAGTCCGGGAACTGCGGGAGACTCTGCAGGTAATTCTGGCAAAGGCAGTCTGCAAAAATATTTCCAGAGAAGAAATACATCAGCTTACAGACGAGATACTGGATGAATATGAATTTTAA
- a CDS encoding cadherin-like beta sandwich domain-containing protein — protein sequence MRRTKQITGMVLSLMLLTGLFWPIRAHAAGTVTISVSSSTLNVGDQVTVTAWAAGPNGEKAIAKLGFNYDSGKLSFVSCSESSYSGGEGGYVGVSANTASITLKATAAGTAAVTVSGSNGVNVSDGTLEYGELTAGGTKLTVSGTGTGNGQQGSEGTAGGTENGVKSEDNSLASLKISPGTLSPAFQYSETNYTATVGEDVTSISVDAKPSNEKATVESITGHTDLKPGQNTISIVVKAENGSTATYKITVTRGGAGETAAPETPEGEGETATPEAPAENPEGITLNGHPFNLAATVPEDVIPQDFTKTTTTCNGQQVEGLLFDKAPLMLVYLTTPSTEVKNTLAVFEEASGVVYPFRKVDLGENYLILLNPPAEPGLSAEYTPAAGTLAGYENVPVFVNGAAVQTAAAPTEAPAENPEGEAAAPEGEATVPEDGAAAPVTELPEFSLVYGASSQGNVGWYQYDAAENTFQRHVIAAAAPETPQDTEEGTDSVELQGLQSAYKDLEEQFNEKKESSTRNTAIMIFVIAVLLVVIVNLILRGRGDDEEDDEEEFLPKERKFLLSRRKAREDDDEEELWEEEKPKSRPAKNVSQETRPIGKPEPQKGPEGVQHPDIHRKLEIPRKMEPPRKVEPPKKLEPPRKMETKKKTEAPKAPETPVMTEPGKNLELEDDFEVIDLEDL from the coding sequence ATGAGAAGAACGAAACAGATAACAGGTATGGTATTATCCCTTATGCTGCTCACCGGGCTGTTCTGGCCAATCAGGGCTCATGCGGCAGGAACGGTGACAATTTCCGTGTCCTCCTCCACGCTGAATGTGGGAGACCAGGTGACGGTAACCGCCTGGGCAGCCGGGCCAAACGGAGAGAAGGCAATTGCAAAACTGGGATTTAATTACGACAGCGGGAAACTGTCTTTTGTCAGTTGCAGTGAATCCTCCTATTCCGGCGGAGAAGGAGGCTATGTGGGCGTATCAGCCAATACAGCGTCCATTACCCTGAAAGCCACTGCTGCCGGAACTGCAGCAGTGACAGTCAGCGGTTCCAACGGGGTCAATGTCAGCGACGGAACCCTGGAATACGGAGAACTCACAGCAGGGGGAACGAAACTGACGGTAAGCGGCACAGGAACAGGGAACGGACAGCAGGGCAGTGAAGGGACTGCCGGCGGCACAGAAAATGGAGTGAAATCTGAAGACAACAGCCTTGCCTCTCTTAAGATTTCACCGGGTACTCTGTCTCCGGCATTCCAGTATTCTGAAACAAACTATACGGCAACCGTGGGTGAAGATGTCACCAGCATTTCAGTGGATGCAAAACCTTCCAATGAAAAAGCGACGGTAGAGTCCATAACCGGGCATACGGATTTAAAACCGGGGCAGAATACCATAAGTATCGTGGTAAAGGCAGAAAACGGTTCGACTGCCACATATAAAATTACAGTGACCAGAGGCGGAGCAGGAGAAACAGCCGCGCCGGAAACTCCGGAAGGAGAAGGGGAAACAGCCACGCCGGAGGCACCGGCCGAAAATCCGGAAGGAATTACCTTAAACGGTCATCCGTTTAATCTGGCAGCCACTGTTCCGGAGGATGTGATTCCCCAGGACTTCACGAAAACCACCACCACATGTAATGGCCAGCAGGTGGAAGGGCTTCTGTTTGACAAAGCGCCCCTGATGCTGGTGTATCTCACCACGCCCAGTACGGAGGTGAAGAATACCCTGGCAGTTTTTGAGGAGGCCAGCGGGGTTGTTTACCCGTTTCGGAAAGTGGATTTGGGAGAAAATTACCTGATTCTGTTAAATCCCCCTGCAGAACCGGGGCTTTCCGCAGAATATACGCCTGCTGCAGGAACCCTGGCAGGTTATGAAAATGTTCCGGTGTTTGTAAACGGGGCCGCAGTGCAGACAGCAGCCGCTCCTACAGAAGCTCCGGCCGAAAATCCCGAAGGGGAAGCTGCCGCTCCGGAGGGAGAAGCCACTGTTCCGGAGGATGGAGCAGCCGCTCCTGTCACGGAACTGCCGGAGTTTTCTCTGGTATACGGTGCCAGCAGCCAGGGAAATGTAGGCTGGTATCAGTATGACGCAGCAGAAAATACCTTCCAGCGCCATGTAATAGCGGCAGCCGCTCCGGAGACGCCCCAGGATACGGAAGAAGGAACAGACAGCGTGGAACTGCAGGGACTGCAGAGCGCCTATAAGGATCTGGAAGAACAGTTTAATGAGAAAAAGGAAAGTTCCACGAGAAATACGGCTATTATGATTTTTGTTATTGCAGTGCTGCTTGTGGTTATTGTAAATCTGATACTTCGGGGCAGGGGAGACGATGAGGAAGACGACGAAGAAGAATTTCTGCCCAAAGAACGCAAATTCCTTCTGAGCAGGCGGAAAGCCAGGGAAGATGACGATGAAGAAGAACTGTGGGAAGAAGAAAAACCCAAATCCAGGCCGGCAAAGAACGTGAGCCAGGAAACCAGACCCATTGGGAAGCCGGAACCTCAGAAAGGACCGGAAGGCGTACAGCATCCGGATATCCATCGGAAACTGGAAATTCCCAGAAAAATGGAACCGCCCAGGAAAGTGGAGCCGCCCAAAAAGCTGGAACCTCCCAGAAAGATGGAAACAAAAAAGAAAACAGAAGCACCAAAAGCTCCGGAAACGCCTGTAATGACAGAACCCGGAAAGAATCTGGAATTAGAGGATGATTTTGAAGTGATTGATCTGGAAGATTTATAA
- a CDS encoding ATP-dependent Clp protease ATP-binding subunit, translated as MHKKYTPQAGKVLELAARLSKKLQHNYVGTEHILAGLLQEGTGVAAKVLTDNHLEEKKLLELIEELIAPGEGTALLDGDGYSPRTQKVLDTAEKEAGHFNSSETGTEHLLLAIIKENESAAVRLLNTMGINLQKLYIDLLVAMGEEGSFSREELKSAKGRKRSLESTPVLDQYSRDLTRMALEGKLDPVIGREEEIRRVIQILSRRGKNNPCLIGEPGVGKTAIAEGLAQQISLGLVPESVAGKRVITLDLSSMIAGSKYRGEFEERIKKVIREVVGAGNILLFMDELHTIIGAGGAEGAMDASNILKPYLARGEFQMIGATTVEEYRKYIERDAALERRFQPVMVEEPTIEETLEILKGLRRFYEKHHQVMITDEGLEAAARLSDRYVTDRFLPDKAIDLMDEAAAKVRLEGVKTSTNLQDIRIEINRVTEEMEDAIQKMELQQASELRREKEALQADYDKLQKKAKKSMKRKRAEVGENEIAEVVSQWTKIPVKRLAEEESAKLRKLESVLHKRVIGQEEAVSAVAKAVRRGRVGLKDPNRPIGSFLFLGPTGVGKTEISKALAEAMFGSESAMVRVDMSEYMEKHSVSKMIGSPPGYVGYDEGGQLSEKVRRNPYSVILFDEIEKAHPDVFNILLQVLDDGHITDAQGRKTDFKNTIIIMTSNAGAQSIIEPKALGFASVEDAKHNYDRMKDSVMEEVRRIFRPEFLNRIDETIVFHALTKEDMKKIVTLMTRTLIERCRTQMGIELRITGAVKSHIVDTAYEPKYGARPLRRMIQNKIEDGLAEEILSGRVKAGDMVEAAMHKKEITFVVRTK; from the coding sequence ATGCATAAAAAATATACGCCCCAGGCAGGAAAAGTCCTGGAGCTGGCAGCCAGGCTGTCCAAAAAGCTGCAGCATAATTATGTCGGTACCGAGCACATTCTGGCAGGACTGCTTCAGGAAGGAACCGGAGTGGCGGCAAAAGTTCTGACGGATAACCATCTGGAGGAGAAAAAACTGCTGGAGCTCATCGAGGAACTGATTGCTCCGGGAGAGGGCACTGCTTTGCTGGATGGAGACGGGTATTCTCCGCGGACTCAGAAAGTGCTGGATACGGCAGAGAAAGAGGCGGGCCATTTTAACAGCAGTGAGACAGGTACGGAGCATCTGCTGCTGGCCATTATCAAAGAAAATGAATCTGCCGCAGTGCGCCTTCTGAATACCATGGGCATTAATTTACAGAAGTTGTATATTGATTTGCTGGTGGCCATGGGAGAGGAAGGCAGTTTTTCCAGAGAAGAACTGAAATCCGCCAAAGGAAGGAAGCGCAGCCTGGAGTCCACGCCGGTGCTGGACCAGTATTCCAGAGATCTGACCAGGATGGCTCTGGAGGGAAAGCTGGATCCGGTAATCGGAAGAGAAGAAGAAATACGAAGGGTTATCCAGATTTTAAGCAGGCGCGGGAAAAATAACCCCTGTCTGATTGGAGAACCAGGAGTGGGCAAAACGGCCATTGCGGAAGGGCTGGCACAGCAGATTTCCCTGGGCCTGGTGCCGGAATCCGTAGCGGGGAAACGGGTGATTACCCTGGACCTTTCCAGTATGATTGCAGGCTCCAAATACCGGGGAGAATTCGAAGAACGTATTAAAAAAGTAATCCGGGAAGTGGTGGGAGCCGGAAATATTCTGTTGTTCATGGATGAACTTCACACGATTATCGGCGCCGGAGGAGCAGAGGGAGCCATGGACGCCTCCAATATTCTGAAACCCTACCTTGCACGGGGGGAATTCCAGATGATTGGCGCCACCACCGTGGAAGAATACCGGAAATATATCGAAAGAGATGCGGCGCTGGAGCGGAGGTTCCAGCCGGTGATGGTGGAGGAACCCACCATAGAAGAAACGCTGGAGATTCTGAAGGGACTGCGCAGATTTTATGAAAAGCACCATCAGGTCATGATTACGGACGAAGGACTGGAGGCAGCGGCAAGGCTTTCCGACCGGTATGTCACCGACCGTTTCCTGCCGGACAAAGCCATAGATTTGATGGATGAGGCAGCGGCAAAAGTCCGTCTGGAAGGCGTAAAGACTTCCACAAATCTGCAGGATATCCGTATAGAAATCAACCGGGTTACCGAAGAAATGGAAGATGCCATTCAGAAAATGGAACTTCAGCAGGCTTCTGAGCTGCGCAGAGAAAAAGAAGCTCTGCAGGCAGATTATGATAAGTTGCAGAAAAAGGCAAAGAAATCCATGAAGCGCAAACGGGCGGAAGTGGGGGAAAATGAAATAGCCGAGGTGGTGTCCCAGTGGACAAAAATTCCCGTAAAACGGCTGGCAGAGGAAGAGTCCGCCAAACTGCGGAAACTGGAATCCGTGCTGCATAAACGGGTTATCGGCCAGGAAGAAGCAGTGTCTGCAGTGGCAAAAGCAGTGCGCCGGGGCAGAGTTGGCTTAAAAGACCCCAACCGTCCCATTGGCTCCTTCCTGTTTCTGGGCCCTACCGGCGTGGGAAAGACAGAGATTTCCAAAGCCCTTGCAGAGGCCATGTTCGGCAGCGAATCCGCCATGGTGCGGGTAGACATGTCGGAATATATGGAAAAGCACAGCGTGTCCAAAATGATTGGCTCGCCTCCCGGATATGTGGGATATGACGAGGGAGGACAGCTAAGTGAGAAAGTAAGGCGGAATCCGTATTCTGTCATTCTTTTTGATGAGATTGAAAAGGCCCATCCGGATGTGTTTAATATCCTGCTGCAGGTACTGGATGACGGTCACATTACTGACGCCCAGGGCAGAAAGACAGATTTTAAAAATACGATTATCATAATGACTTCCAATGCGGGGGCCCAGTCTATTATTGAGCCGAAAGCGCTGGGATTTGCTTCCGTGGAAGATGCAAAGCACAATTATGACCGGATGAAGGACAGCGTAATGGAAGAGGTGCGCAGGATTTTCCGGCCGGAATTTCTGAACCGTATTGACGAGACCATTGTGTTCCATGCCCTCACCAAAGAAGATATGAAGAAGATTGTAACGCTGATGACCAGAACGCTGATTGAGCGCTGCAGGACTCAGATGGGAATTGAACTCCGTATCACCGGAGCGGTAAAAAGCCATATTGTGGACACAGCTTATGAGCCGAAGTACGGTGCACGTCCTCTGCGCAGAATGATTCAGAATAAGATAGAAGACGGTCTGGCGGAAGAAATCCTTTCCGGCAGAGTAAAAGCAGGAGATATGGTGGAGGCTGCCATGCACAAAAAGGAAATTACCTTTGTAGTCAGAACGAAATAG